A single Oryzias melastigma strain HK-1 linkage group LG24, ASM292280v2, whole genome shotgun sequence DNA region contains:
- the LOC112157680 gene encoding transforming growth factor beta-3 proprotein encodes MRLAKALVLLLILDCATLSACLSTCATVDIDHVKRKRVEAIRGQILSKLRLTTPPQSQGPSKLPFQVQALYNSSKQLLEELERNRRRSCAAERAETEYYAKEVYKFNMVYGLPENNDLLYCPKGITSKVFHFNVAAMERNSTNLFRAEFRALRVPNPSAKRTEQRIELYQIMRPNEPVRKQRYIGAKHVQTKGTPEWVSFDVTETVREWLMNRGSNLGLEISVHCPCHTFRPNGDIIDNENEVLEVKFKGVDGDEEPSRLDLDHLKKKKDLFVPHLILMMIPPHRLDAQTSRRRKRALDTNYCFSNAEESCCVRRLHIDFRRDLDWKWIHEPSGYDANYCSGPCPYLRSSDTTHSSLLSLYNTLNPSASASPCCVPADLEPLTILYYSGRTPKVEQLSNMIVKSCKCS; translated from the exons ATGCGTTTGGCCAAAGCTCTAGTGCTGCTGCTCATCCTCGACTGCGCCACTCTGAGCGCGTGCCTGTCGACCTGCGCCACCGTGGATATCGACCACGTCAAACGGAAGAGGGTCGAGGCCATACGAGGTCAGATCCTCAGTAAACTCCGACTGACGACCCCCCCGCAGTCCCAGGGACCCAGCAAGCTCCCGTTCCAGGTGCAGGCGCTGTACAACAGCAGcaagcagctgctggaggagctggagaggaaCCGGCGGCGGAGCTGCGCGGCGGAGCGCGCGGAGACGGAGTACTACGCCAAGGAGGTCTACAAGTTCAACATGGTGTACGGACTGCCGGAGAACA ACGATCTGCTCTACTGCCCTAAAGGAATCACCTCCAAGGTTTTCCACTTCAACGTCGCGGCCATGGAGAGGAACTCCACCAACCTGTTCCGGGCCGAGTTCCGGGCTCTGAGGGTCCCGAATCCCAGCGCCAAGAGGACCGAGCAGCGGATCGAGCTCTACCAG ATCATGCGGCCAAACGAACCGGTTCGAAAGCAGCGCTACATCGGAGCCAAACACGTGCAGACCAAAGGTACTCCGGAGTGGGTCTCCTTCGACGTCACGGAGACCGTTCGGGAATGGCTGATGAACCGAG GATCCAATCTGGGTTTGGAGATCAGCGTCCACTGTCCCTGCCACACCTTCAGGCCCAACGGGGACATCATCGACAACGAAAACGAGGTTCTGGAGGTGAAGTTTAAAG GCGTGGACGGAGACGAGGAGCCCAGCCGCCTGGATCTGGATcacctgaagaagaagaaggatcTCTTCGTCCCTCACCTCATCCTCATGATGATCCCGCCCCACCGGCTGGACGCTCAGACCTCGCGCCGCCGCAAGCGAGCGCTGGACACAAACTACTGCTTCTC AAACGCCGAGGAGAGCTGCTGCGTTCGCCGCCTTCACATTGACTTCCGGCGCGATCTGGACTGGAAGTGGATCCACGAGCCCAGCGGCTACGATGCTAACTACTGCTCCGGGCCGTGTCCGTACCTGCGGAGCTCGGACACCACGCACAGCTCG CTCCTGAGTTTGTACAACACGCTGAACCCCAGCGCCTCGGCCTCGCCCTGCTGCGTTCCTGCGGACCTGGAGCCGCTGACCATCCTCTACTACTCCGGACGGACGCCCAAAGTGGAGCAGCTCTCCAACATGATCGTCAAGTCCTGCAAGTGCAGCTGA